A region of Streptomyces sp. NBC_01264 DNA encodes the following proteins:
- a CDS encoding amidohydrolase, which yields MPVGGLLRGATENAADLVVRNAKVHTGDPARPATQAIAVRDGRILAVGDDHDMSSHVGPATRVVDALGRRIIPGLNDSHLHVIRGGLNYVLELRWDGLRSLHEGLALLREQAARTPKGQWVRVVGGWSVEQFAERRLPTVAELNAAAPDTPVFVLHLYQSAILNRAALKAAGFTRDTPDPRGGQIVRGRDGEPSGMLLAAPSALVLYSTLAKAPVLDGEDKKTSTRHFLRELNRFGLTSAIDAAGGFQNFPDNYATVVELAKAGQLSLRIAYHLFPQTAGQEIADLTRWIETARPEDGDEWLRLNGAGENLTWAAADFENFTQPRPELTDGYEAEFEKAVRLLMENGWGFRLHATYDETIRRDLTVFERLASEGLFPAGNRWLFDHAETVTTDSLDRIAALGGALSVQNRLSFQGEAFVRRYGVGAAADAPPIRAMLERGLTVGAGTDATRVSTYNPWVALHWLVSGRTVGDLLVRPPSNRVDRRTALDMFTTAGARLTGEQDIKGILAPGRLADFAVLSEDYFAVPEPEIAHIESLLTVVGGRIVYAADAYEGMDEELPPVSPAWSPVAHFGGYRPTGPAGLGGVRQAELIGEAAAESGEHLRWRAGRGLTPPTRDAHGDGFFDACVSL from the coding sequence ATGCCGGTCGGCGGGCTGCTGCGCGGCGCGACCGAGAACGCGGCCGATCTCGTCGTCCGCAACGCAAAGGTGCACACGGGAGATCCGGCCCGGCCCGCGACCCAGGCGATCGCCGTCCGTGACGGCCGCATCCTCGCCGTCGGCGACGACCACGACATGTCCAGTCACGTCGGTCCCGCGACCCGGGTCGTCGACGCACTCGGCCGCCGGATCATTCCCGGGCTCAACGACTCCCACCTCCACGTCATCCGGGGCGGCCTGAACTACGTACTGGAGCTGCGCTGGGACGGTCTGCGCAGCCTCCACGAGGGTCTGGCGCTGCTGCGCGAACAGGCTGCCCGCACGCCCAAGGGACAGTGGGTGCGCGTGGTGGGGGGCTGGTCGGTCGAACAGTTCGCGGAGCGCCGGCTGCCGACCGTCGCCGAACTCAACGCCGCCGCCCCCGACACCCCGGTATTCGTCCTGCACCTGTACCAGTCGGCGATCCTCAACCGGGCCGCGCTCAAGGCCGCGGGCTTCACCCGGGACACCCCCGACCCCCGCGGCGGCCAGATCGTACGAGGCCGGGACGGCGAACCGTCCGGCATGCTGCTCGCGGCGCCCAGCGCACTGGTCCTGTACTCGACGCTCGCCAAGGCCCCGGTGCTCGACGGCGAGGACAAGAAGACCTCGACCCGCCACTTCCTCAGGGAACTCAACCGCTTCGGTCTGACCTCGGCCATCGATGCGGCCGGCGGCTTCCAGAACTTCCCCGACAACTACGCCACGGTCGTCGAACTCGCGAAGGCGGGGCAGTTGTCGCTGCGCATCGCCTACCACCTCTTCCCCCAGACCGCGGGCCAGGAGATAGCCGACCTCACCCGCTGGATCGAGACGGCCCGCCCCGAGGACGGGGACGAGTGGCTGCGGCTCAACGGCGCCGGTGAGAACCTGACCTGGGCCGCGGCGGACTTCGAGAACTTCACTCAGCCCCGTCCCGAACTCACCGACGGCTACGAGGCGGAGTTCGAGAAGGCCGTTCGTCTCCTCATGGAGAACGGCTGGGGGTTCCGTCTGCACGCCACCTACGACGAGACGATCCGGCGGGATCTGACCGTATTCGAACGGCTCGCCTCCGAGGGCCTCTTCCCCGCGGGCAACCGCTGGCTCTTCGACCATGCGGAGACCGTCACCACGGACAGCCTGGACCGGATCGCCGCCCTCGGTGGCGCCCTGTCCGTACAGAACCGGCTGTCCTTCCAGGGCGAGGCCTTCGTCCGCCGCTACGGCGTCGGCGCCGCGGCCGACGCGCCGCCGATCCGCGCCATGCTCGAGCGCGGCCTGACCGTCGGCGCCGGCACCGACGCCACCCGTGTCTCCACCTACAACCCGTGGGTCGCCCTGCACTGGCTGGTCTCGGGCCGCACCGTGGGCGACCTGCTGGTCCGTCCGCCGTCCAACCGGGTCGACCGCCGGACGGCACTCGACATGTTCACCACGGCGGGCGCGCGACTCACCGGTGAACAGGACATCAAGGGCATCCTCGCCCCGGGCCGCCTCGCCGACTTCGCCGTCCTCTCCGAGGACTACTTCGCCGTACCGGAGCCCGAGATCGCTCACATCGAGTCGCTGCTCACGGTCGTGGGCGGCCGCATCGTCTACGCCGCCGACGCGTACGAGGGCATGGACGAGGAACTGCCACCCGTGAGCCCCGCTTGGAGCCCGGTCGCGCACTTCGGCGGCTACCGGCCGACCGGCCCCGCAGGCCTGGGCGGCGTCCGCCAGGCCGAGCTGATCGGAGAGGCCGCCGCCGAATCCGGCGAGCACCTGCGGTGGCGGGCCGGCCGCGGCCTCACGCCCCCCACCCGCGACGCGCACGGGGACGGCTTCTTCGACGCGTGCGTCTCCCTCTGA
- a CDS encoding hydrolase codes for MFDITQVTATPGSGLLTPDNCAVLFVDHQPQMFFGTGSGDRTSIINATVGLAKAARIFDVPVVLSTVAAESFSGPILPQLADVYPDQKITDRTTMNAWEDEAFVEAVKATGRRKLVIAGLWTEICVALPTLSALEQGYEVYVVTDASGGVSPEAHENAVQRMVQAGAVPMTWVQVLLELQRDWARAETYVATTDLVKEHAGAYGLGVVYAQAVIGAHAAG; via the coding sequence GTGTTCGACATCACCCAGGTCACCGCGACCCCCGGCTCCGGCCTGCTCACCCCCGACAACTGCGCCGTCCTGTTCGTGGACCACCAGCCGCAGATGTTCTTCGGCACCGGCAGCGGTGACCGCACCTCGATCATCAACGCCACTGTGGGTCTGGCGAAGGCCGCCCGGATCTTCGACGTCCCGGTCGTGCTGAGCACCGTGGCGGCGGAGTCCTTCTCCGGCCCCATCCTGCCGCAGCTCGCGGATGTCTACCCCGACCAGAAGATCACCGACCGCACCACGATGAACGCCTGGGAGGACGAGGCCTTCGTCGAGGCGGTGAAGGCAACGGGGCGCAGGAAGCTCGTCATCGCCGGCCTGTGGACGGAGATCTGCGTGGCCCTGCCCACTCTTTCCGCCCTCGAGCAGGGCTACGAGGTGTACGTGGTGACCGACGCGTCCGGCGGTGTCAGCCCCGAGGCGCACGAGAACGCCGTGCAGCGCATGGTCCAGGCCGGGGCCGTGCCGATGACGTGGGTACAGGTGCTCCTGGAGCTCCAGCGCGACTGGGCCCGTGCCGAGACGTACGTCGCGACGACCGACCTCGTCAAGGAGCACGCCGGCGCCTACGGCCTCGGGGTCGTCTACGCACAGGCCGTGATCGGCGCCCACGCCGCCGGCTGA
- a CDS encoding DoxX family protein — protein sequence MDTGLLILRLVTGLLVAGHGVQKVSFWLGGEGLAGGSEEFRRDGFRGGRLTALAAGTGQIGSGLFLAAGLLTPAAAMAAAGVMTVATTVKWRHGLWAQHDGYEYPLFLVAVAGVLALTGPGRWSVDHALALSPWPLWVSVAAVVVGPASGLLTRVLLHRPADVEGTSEDALALP from the coding sequence ATGGACACCGGGCTATTGATCCTCCGGTTGGTGACGGGACTGCTCGTCGCCGGGCACGGAGTGCAGAAGGTGAGCTTCTGGCTGGGCGGCGAAGGCCTCGCCGGAGGGAGCGAGGAGTTCCGGCGGGACGGGTTCCGCGGCGGCCGGCTCACCGCGCTCGCGGCGGGCACCGGCCAGATCGGCTCCGGCCTGTTCCTGGCCGCCGGGCTGCTCACTCCCGCGGCGGCGATGGCTGCCGCGGGAGTGATGACGGTGGCCACGACCGTCAAGTGGCGCCACGGGTTGTGGGCGCAGCACGACGGTTACGAGTACCCGCTGTTCCTCGTCGCCGTGGCCGGGGTGCTCGCGCTCACCGGCCCCGGGCGCTGGTCGGTGGACCATGCGCTCGCGTTGTCGCCGTGGCCCCTGTGGGTCTCGGTCGCCGCCGTCGTCGTCGGTCCCGCCAGCGGGCTGCTCACGCGCGTACTGCTGCACCGCCCCGCCGACGTGGAAGGAACCTCCGAGGATGCGCTCGCTCTTCCGTGA
- a CDS encoding YoaK family protein produces the protein MRSLFRDVVRTLVPGKGDQHGPLPPVLLVLTVVTGLVDAVSYLGLGHVFIANMTGNVVFLGFALAGERSLSAAASLVSLAAFLTGALAGGRFGVRFAAHRGRLLARTMGVQSVLFAGALATTLAVHDRADATVRYTLIVLLGVAMGLQNAVVRRLGIPDLTTTVLTLTLTGLAADSGAAGGTGPRPGRRLLSVLAMLSGALAGALLLLTTGLSLALGVAVLLLATGTVVLWRLSLPAAGWAATPPVTRSAPPVSPRLRGDQPGSP, from the coding sequence ATGCGCTCGCTCTTCCGTGACGTCGTGCGGACGCTGGTCCCCGGGAAGGGGGACCAGCACGGTCCGCTGCCGCCGGTGCTGCTGGTCCTCACGGTGGTGACGGGGTTGGTGGACGCGGTGAGCTATCTCGGCCTCGGACACGTCTTCATCGCCAATATGACGGGCAACGTGGTGTTCCTCGGATTCGCCCTGGCCGGCGAGCGCAGCCTGTCCGCAGCCGCCTCCCTCGTCTCGCTGGCGGCCTTCCTGACCGGCGCGCTGGCCGGCGGCCGCTTCGGCGTCCGGTTCGCCGCTCACCGGGGCCGGCTGCTCGCCCGGACCATGGGCGTGCAATCGGTCCTGTTCGCCGGGGCCCTCGCCACGACCCTGGCCGTGCACGACAGGGCGGACGCCACCGTCCGTTACACGCTGATCGTGCTGCTCGGCGTCGCGATGGGGCTGCAGAACGCGGTCGTCCGGCGGCTCGGCATCCCGGACCTGACGACGACCGTACTCACCCTCACCCTCACGGGGCTCGCCGCCGACTCCGGTGCGGCCGGCGGCACGGGGCCCCGGCCCGGCCGGCGCCTCCTGTCCGTGCTCGCGATGCTGTCCGGCGCCTTGGCCGGCGCCCTGCTCCTCTTGACGACCGGACTCTCGCTCGCGCTCGGCGTGGCCGTGCTCCTTCTGGCCACGGGAACGGTGGTGCTGTGGCGGCTCTCGCTCCCGGCCGCGGGGTGGGCAGCCACGCCACCGGTCACCCGTTCAGCGCCTCCAGTTTCTCCACGGCTGCGTGGAGATCAGCCAGGGAGTCCGTGA
- a CDS encoding class I SAM-dependent methyltransferase, whose translation MSTTLETQYAFHGAVEVHDQLDALETMLDPGTAECLRTLGIPAGARCWEVGAGGGSIARHLRALAGPGGHVVATDLDTSRIVAPGAEILQHDVRCDPAPPGGPFDVIHARWVLMHLPERRDVLSRLADALAPGGWLVIEESAVTSDGLPVLTSSVPADAELFGRFSGAVVGILADAGADPQWGAHGLHSAMAESSLEDVRTVHRTDSWTGGGPGSRLHSIHTRQLREPLGARGFTDGDLARVRHIASDPAFSALGYPLVSTCGRRAQRTAQR comes from the coding sequence ATGAGCACGACACTCGAAACCCAGTACGCCTTCCACGGTGCGGTGGAGGTGCACGACCAGCTCGACGCGTTGGAGACCATGCTGGATCCCGGAACCGCCGAATGCCTCAGAACACTGGGGATCCCTGCCGGAGCGCGGTGCTGGGAGGTGGGCGCCGGCGGGGGCTCGATCGCCCGTCACCTCCGGGCACTCGCGGGCCCCGGTGGTCACGTCGTGGCCACCGATCTCGACACGTCCCGGATCGTGGCACCCGGCGCGGAGATACTCCAGCACGATGTCCGCTGTGACCCCGCACCGCCCGGCGGTCCCTTCGACGTGATCCACGCCCGGTGGGTGCTCATGCACCTGCCCGAACGCCGGGACGTGCTCAGCAGACTGGCCGACGCGCTGGCCCCGGGAGGATGGCTGGTCATCGAGGAGAGTGCCGTGACCTCGGACGGCCTCCCCGTCCTGACCAGTTCCGTCCCGGCCGACGCCGAACTGTTCGGCCGGTTCAGCGGCGCCGTCGTAGGGATCCTCGCAGACGCCGGCGCGGACCCTCAGTGGGGGGCGCACGGGCTGCACTCCGCCATGGCCGAATCGTCGCTGGAAGACGTCCGCACCGTCCATCGCACGGACAGTTGGACGGGCGGCGGCCCCGGCAGCCGCCTTCACTCCATCCACACGCGTCAGCTTCGTGAGCCTCTGGGTGCGCGGGGTTTCACGGACGGCGACCTCGCACGCGTACGGCACATCGCCTCAGACCCGGCTTTCAGCGCCCTCGGGTATCCGCTCGTATCCACCTGCGGACGCCGGGCACAGCGAACCGCTCAGCGCTGA
- a CDS encoding VOC family protein — protein sequence MLKHFDHVTVAVSDPAAAIAFFTLLGFAPDKDVIIKGPEMDQYMGIDDLEARHITLVLRDSCPRLEVQLLHFLKPAAETAGATAPPERLGFHHICFAVSGIDDLIDRVTAAGLKVRNQPMTFHDRKLVFLEGPDGITVELAEWT from the coding sequence ATGCTCAAGCACTTCGACCATGTCACCGTGGCGGTGAGCGACCCTGCCGCGGCCATCGCATTCTTCACCCTGCTCGGTTTCGCACCCGACAAGGACGTCATCATCAAGGGTCCGGAGATGGACCAGTACATGGGAATCGACGACCTCGAGGCCCGCCACATCACTCTGGTGCTCAGAGATTCGTGTCCGCGGCTGGAGGTGCAGCTCCTGCACTTCCTGAAGCCGGCCGCGGAGACGGCGGGCGCCACGGCCCCGCCGGAACGCCTGGGTTTCCACCACATCTGCTTCGCGGTCTCCGGCATCGACGACCTGATCGACAGGGTCACGGCCGCCGGATTGAAGGTCCGCAACCAGCCGATGACTTTCCACGACCGCAAGCTGGTGTTTCTCGAGGGGCCGGACGGCATCACCGTGGAGCTCGCCGAATGGACCTGA
- a CDS encoding SDR family NAD(P)-dependent oxidoreductase, producing the protein MGAGLSGTVALVTGASSGIGAATGRALAAEGAAVVLVARRADRLGRLAAEIEAQGGRAIAVPCDITDRGDATDAVRRSVESFGGVDIVVNNAGQMLLGEFGSAPAELSDRMVGLNVDGLLNISRAALPHLVEAAAQNGRGVADLVNVSSVAGRKAVAGGAVYALTKYGVVGLSEALRQELAGRQVRVTVVEPGAVDTELADHIDPGIRERLLREMQYAPLLPGDIAEAIVFAVTRSSHVAVNELLVRPTGQLL; encoded by the coding sequence ATGGGTGCAGGACTGAGTGGAACGGTCGCGCTGGTCACCGGAGCCAGCAGCGGAATCGGCGCGGCGACGGGCAGGGCGCTCGCCGCCGAAGGCGCGGCTGTCGTGTTGGTGGCACGGCGGGCCGACCGCCTGGGCCGGCTGGCTGCGGAGATCGAGGCGCAAGGCGGCCGTGCGATCGCGGTCCCCTGTGACATCACCGACCGGGGGGACGCGACGGACGCGGTACGGCGGAGCGTGGAGTCCTTCGGCGGCGTCGACATCGTGGTCAACAACGCCGGGCAAATGCTGCTCGGCGAGTTCGGCAGCGCTCCGGCCGAGCTGTCCGACCGCATGGTCGGCCTCAACGTCGACGGACTGCTGAACATCTCGCGGGCGGCACTGCCGCACCTCGTCGAGGCGGCCGCGCAGAACGGGCGGGGTGTCGCCGACCTGGTCAACGTCAGCTCCGTGGCCGGCCGCAAGGCGGTCGCGGGGGGCGCGGTCTACGCCCTCACCAAGTACGGGGTCGTGGGTCTGTCGGAAGCGCTGCGTCAGGAGCTGGCCGGCCGCCAGGTCCGCGTCACGGTGGTGGAGCCCGGGGCCGTCGACACGGAGCTGGCGGACCACATCGATCCCGGGATCCGCGAACGGCTCCTGCGGGAGATGCAGTACGCGCCGCTCCTGCCGGGCGACATCGCGGAGGCGATCGTGTTCGCCGTCACGCGGAGCAGCCACGTGGCGGTCAATGAACTGCTCGTCCGGCCGACGGGGCAGCTCCTCTGA
- a CDS encoding serine hydrolase domain-containing protein, whose amino-acid sequence MEHTLATVSGTCDARFKTVLDVLEERLESGEELGASLHVDIDGEAVVDLWGGFRDVDRAEPWTRDTLTNVWSTTKAVTSLAALVLVNRGLLDVHAPVSTYWPEFGANGKESVLVRHVLSHTSGVSGWEKPCRLQDIYRTREAAARLAEQAPWWEPGTASGYHGLNYGHLVGELVRRTTGRSLRSFVATELAGPLGADFQIGAVPAVWNRIADLVPPAVDPHALDSLDPESPMYKTLTSPLAGPDVVSTEGWRRAEIGAANGHGTAAGIARLLSVVSRGGTVDGLRLLSPETIDLIFEEQASGVDLVIGLPMRWGMGFALPGTETFPYVPRGRRCFWGGWGGSVVCMDLERRMTMAYTMNRMGAGVVGSDRTAAYVAAVFDAAGAV is encoded by the coding sequence ATGGAGCACACATTGGCCACGGTCAGCGGTACGTGCGACGCACGATTCAAGACGGTGCTCGACGTCCTGGAAGAGCGGCTGGAGTCCGGCGAGGAGTTGGGGGCGTCGCTCCACGTCGACATCGACGGTGAGGCGGTCGTGGACTTGTGGGGAGGGTTCCGTGACGTCGACCGCGCCGAGCCCTGGACGAGGGACACGCTCACCAACGTGTGGTCGACGACGAAGGCCGTCACATCGCTCGCCGCACTGGTACTGGTGAACAGAGGACTGCTCGACGTACACGCACCGGTGAGCACCTACTGGCCGGAATTCGGCGCCAACGGCAAGGAATCCGTCCTCGTGCGGCACGTCCTCTCGCACACGTCGGGCGTGTCGGGCTGGGAGAAGCCGTGCAGGCTGCAGGACATCTACCGGACGCGTGAAGCCGCGGCGCGGCTCGCGGAGCAGGCCCCGTGGTGGGAGCCGGGAACCGCCTCCGGGTACCACGGTCTGAACTACGGGCACCTCGTGGGCGAGCTCGTCCGCCGGACCACCGGACGATCGCTGCGCTCCTTCGTGGCGACGGAGCTGGCCGGTCCGCTCGGAGCCGACTTCCAGATCGGGGCCGTGCCGGCCGTCTGGAACCGCATTGCCGACCTCGTCCCGCCGGCCGTCGATCCCCATGCCCTCGATTCCCTCGACCCCGAGAGCCCCATGTACAAGACGCTGACGAGCCCCCTGGCGGGCCCGGACGTGGTGAGTACCGAAGGGTGGCGGCGTGCCGAGATCGGCGCGGCGAACGGCCACGGCACGGCAGCCGGGATCGCCCGTCTGCTCTCGGTCGTGTCACGCGGGGGCACGGTGGACGGTCTGCGCCTGCTCTCGCCGGAGACGATCGACTTGATCTTCGAGGAGCAGGCCTCCGGTGTGGATCTCGTCATAGGGCTCCCGATGCGCTGGGGCATGGGCTTCGCGCTTCCCGGGACCGAGACGTTCCCCTACGTACCCCGCGGACGCAGGTGCTTCTGGGGCGGATGGGGAGGTTCTGTCGTCTGCATGGACCTCGAACGCCGGATGACGATGGCCTACACGATGAACAGGATGGGCGCCGGCGTCGTGGGGTCGGACCGCACGGCGGCCTACGTCGCCGCCGTTTTCGACGCCGCCGGTGCGGTCTGA
- a CDS encoding MFS transporter, translating to MPPHPGATSASSCPPPPTAAARAAGRPDGPARLRPVLVRYAPLAVLSAAAGLDAGGVAVLNSALPSMGAHFATSAQSLSWAATGYAIAFAGLLLCGGAMADRLRQRPVLVAGLMTVAAGAALAFAAPVFWMVVAGRVLQGAGAALTLPAATALLTAVYPDGPMRSRVLGVFSAAQAGCYGAGLVLGGLVTSAFGWRWLFALQALAAAATVVGAMRWLPVGARDDRARLDRTGAGILVAAIVLLVLGADLASRPGGGLLAALTVLAAAVAGCLWWRRGRSRGGEASLLDPGLLRVNGVRTAAVIAGAFYFCVTGSLFLLPLYLQQVRGMTPASSGLAILPVSVAVTGAALLSGRLMKTRGPRPLLMWGILLTAGGVLLWCTAGAHSAYGGAVLAGLCVSGFGQGLAFPALVATGLRDVPGDAHGTASAATTTALQIGSGIGPTVLAGVAQAIGGTGPHALSLPGLHLAYAVAAGFLLLVGLPAGARLGAEARAA from the coding sequence ATGCCCCCACACCCTGGAGCGACGTCCGCGTCCTCCTGCCCGCCCCCTCCGACGGCGGCCGCCCGCGCGGCCGGCCGTCCCGACGGGCCGGCACGCCTCAGACCGGTGCTCGTCCGGTACGCGCCCCTGGCCGTGCTGAGCGCGGCGGCCGGCCTGGACGCCGGCGGCGTCGCCGTGCTCAACAGCGCACTGCCCTCGATGGGCGCGCACTTCGCCACGTCGGCGCAGAGCCTCTCGTGGGCGGCGACCGGATACGCGATCGCCTTCGCGGGACTGCTCCTGTGCGGGGGAGCGATGGCGGATCGGCTGCGGCAGAGGCCCGTGCTCGTCGCGGGTCTGATGACCGTGGCGGCGGGAGCCGCGCTGGCCTTCGCCGCTCCCGTGTTCTGGATGGTCGTGGCGGGCCGCGTCCTGCAGGGAGCGGGGGCGGCGCTCACCTTGCCCGCGGCCACGGCCCTGCTGACCGCCGTGTACCCCGACGGTCCGATGCGCTCCCGGGTCCTCGGCGTGTTCTCGGCCGCGCAGGCGGGCTGCTACGGAGCCGGCCTGGTGCTCGGTGGTCTCGTCACCAGCGCCTTCGGCTGGCGCTGGCTCTTCGCCCTGCAGGCCCTGGCAGCAGCGGCCACCGTCGTCGGCGCGATGCGGTGGCTGCCGGTCGGCGCCCGGGACGACCGGGCACGCCTCGACAGGACGGGGGCCGGAATACTGGTCGCCGCCATCGTGCTGCTGGTCCTCGGCGCCGACCTGGCGTCCCGGCCCGGCGGGGGCCTGCTCGCGGCCCTCACCGTCCTGGCCGCCGCCGTCGCCGGGTGCCTGTGGTGGCGCCGTGGCCGCTCCCGCGGCGGGGAAGCTTCTCTTCTGGACCCGGGTCTGCTCCGCGTGAACGGCGTGCGCACCGCGGCGGTGATCGCGGGCGCCTTCTACTTCTGCGTCACGGGGTCACTGTTCCTGCTGCCGCTCTACCTCCAGCAGGTGCGGGGGATGACACCCGCGTCATCCGGACTGGCCATCCTCCCGGTCAGCGTTGCCGTCACCGGGGCCGCACTGCTCTCGGGGCGCCTGATGAAGACCCGCGGACCGCGCCCGCTCCTGATGTGGGGCATCCTGCTCACCGCCGGTGGCGTGCTCCTGTGGTGCACGGCCGGAGCCCACAGTGCGTACGGGGGAGCTGTCCTGGCGGGTCTGTGCGTCAGCGGGTTCGGACAGGGGCTGGCCTTCCCCGCCCTCGTCGCCACCGGCCTGCGGGACGTGCCCGGCGATGCCCACGGGACCGCTTCGGCCGCCACGACCACCGCCCTGCAGATCGGCAGTGGCATCGGCCCCACGGTCCTCGCCGGAGTCGCACAGGCCATCGGAGGGACGGGACCCCATGCCCTCTCGTTGCCGGGCCTGCACCTCGCCTACGCCGTGGCAGCCGGCTTCCTGCTCCTCGTCGGCCTCCCGGCCGGTGCCCGGCTCGGCGCGGAGGCCCGGGCTGCCTGA
- a CDS encoding helix-turn-helix domain-containing protein: MAPSAAQHELAHFLRSYRARLTPEAAGLPRSSTRRLKGLRRAEVASMAGISPEYYTRLEQGRQRHPSPDVLDALATALQLDDDARLHLNRLGTAGPARQADPVLVSAPSVPLATLQLLHSLGPWPAHVVSPMRDILAWNDAEAWLLFDFSELPASHRNFAWFAFCDPRAPELLAEWEETARSNVHRLRHALAADPHNERGRQLVAELSRRSTRFAAIWEEHGVRGPTTGRHLFHHPRAGSLDLVYTAYVVPGPHNLELVVLTADEGSPTYEALQRAAAERRAPDADAGRAG, translated from the coding sequence ATGGCACCGTCCGCCGCACAGCACGAGCTGGCCCATTTCCTGCGCTCGTACCGCGCCCGGCTGACTCCGGAGGCCGCAGGCCTGCCGCGGAGCAGTACCCGGCGGCTCAAAGGGCTGCGCAGAGCCGAGGTCGCCTCGATGGCCGGCATCAGCCCCGAGTACTACACCCGTCTCGAGCAGGGCCGCCAACGTCACCCTTCGCCCGACGTACTCGACGCGCTCGCCACCGCCCTGCAGCTCGACGACGACGCCCGCCTCCACCTGAACCGTCTCGGGACCGCCGGCCCCGCACGACAGGCCGATCCGGTCTTGGTCAGCGCCCCCTCCGTGCCGCTGGCGACACTGCAGCTCCTCCACTCGCTCGGTCCGTGGCCCGCACACGTGGTCAGTCCGATGCGCGACATCCTGGCGTGGAACGACGCCGAGGCCTGGCTGCTGTTCGACTTCTCCGAGCTTCCCGCCTCACACAGGAACTTCGCCTGGTTCGCCTTCTGCGACCCGCGCGCGCCCGAACTCCTCGCGGAGTGGGAAGAGACGGCGCGGAGCAACGTCCACCGTCTGCGTCACGCCCTGGCCGCCGACCCGCACAACGAACGCGGCCGGCAGCTGGTGGCCGAACTGTCCCGGCGCAGCACCCGGTTCGCCGCGATCTGGGAGGAACACGGGGTGCGAGGACCGACCACCGGAAGGCATCTCTTCCACCACCCCCGAGCGGGCAGTCTCGACCTGGTGTACACCGCCTACGTCGTCCCCGGCCCCCACAACCTCGAACTCGTGGTGCTGACCGCGGACGAGGGCTCCCCCACGTACGAGGCATTGCAGCGGGCTGCGGCCGAGCGCCGCGCCCCTGACGCCGACGCCGGACGAGCCGGCTGA
- a CDS encoding enoyl-CoA hydratase/isomerase family protein has product MGNWTAETREKVAVLTFRRLPDNQMDLASLDELAVLLEDIAQRTGEVSVVLLKGGVDGIFVKHADLDILRRAAAGTLSAEDAGTWPRTLGLLESLPQPVVAAIDGQAWGGGLETALAATLRIASVRSHFSQPEIRNGLIPGGGGTQRLPRLIGSGRGAELILTGRTIGAEEALRLGILNAVLPTEDFDRRAEEWVAQVARNPAPALFAAKRAVLDGLALPLAEGLALEATLFGQVIPLSAFG; this is encoded by the coding sequence ATGGGCAACTGGACAGCCGAGACCCGCGAGAAGGTCGCCGTTCTTACCTTCCGCCGGTTGCCGGACAACCAGATGGACCTGGCGTCCCTCGACGAGCTGGCGGTCCTCCTGGAGGACATCGCGCAGCGCACCGGCGAAGTCAGCGTCGTCCTCCTCAAAGGCGGTGTCGACGGCATCTTCGTCAAGCACGCCGACCTGGACATCCTGCGCCGCGCGGCCGCGGGAACACTCAGCGCCGAGGATGCCGGGACATGGCCCCGCACGCTGGGCCTGCTGGAGTCCCTTCCCCAGCCCGTCGTCGCCGCCATTGACGGCCAGGCCTGGGGCGGCGGCCTGGAGACCGCGCTCGCCGCCACGCTCCGCATCGCTTCGGTCCGCTCCCACTTCAGCCAGCCCGAGATCCGCAATGGCCTCATCCCCGGAGGCGGCGGCACCCAGCGTCTGCCACGCCTCATCGGCTCGGGCCGTGGCGCCGAGCTGATCCTGACCGGCCGTACGATCGGGGCCGAGGAAGCCCTGCGGCTGGGCATCCTCAACGCGGTCCTCCCGACCGAGGACTTCGACCGCCGCGCCGAGGAATGGGTGGCGCAGGTGGCCCGCAATCCGGCGCCCGCGCTGTTCGCCGCGAAGCGCGCCGTGCTCGACGGCCTGGCACTGCCCCTCGCCGAGGGGCTCGCCCTCGAAGCCACCTTGTTCGGGCAGGTCATCCCGCTGAGCGCGTTCGGTTGA